From a single Nicotiana tomentosiformis chromosome 2, ASM39032v3, whole genome shotgun sequence genomic region:
- the LOC138905893 gene encoding uncharacterized protein has translation MRDIIQLLTRLVAAQSRRQKVGIGHAHRAISARVRDFINLDPPVFTGADPNEDPQVFIDRMQRTLRVMKATTTETAELASYRVQEIPVNWYESWELSRGEDALLAVWNEFTEVFLCQYLPPELRRARVNRFLALRQGKANVVADALSRRSMGSLSYIQPEKRGITSEIYQLASLGVRLQDSGDTGVTIQDTTTSILVTEVKERQYEDTVLAHYRDTTPQKEKTPFEITREGVLRYRGRLFIPNVAGLRR, from the exons ATGAGGGAtattattcagctattgactcgattagtagccgctCAATCTCGACGTCAgaaagtaggtattggtcatgcacaTAGAgccatcagtgcgagggttcgtgatttcattaatttggatcCTCcagtattcactggagcagatccaaatgaggaccctcaggtatttatcgataggatgcagaggactttgagggtaatgaaggccactacgACTGAGACAgctgagctagcttcctatagagtTCAGGAAATtccagttaattggtacgagtcttgggagttgtccagaggtgaggatgcccttctAGCAGTATGGAATGAGTTTACAGAGGTTTTTCTTTGTCAAtatctgccaccagagcttagaagGGCCAGAGTTAATAGGTTCTTGgcccttcggcagg gaaaggcgaatgtagtagctgatgccctcagccgtagatctatgggtagcctatcatatatACAGCCAGAGAAGAGGGGGATAACCAGTGAGATTTATcaactagctagtcttggagttcgattacaagactcaggtgataccggagttactattcaggacacaacAACATCCattttagtaactgaagtgaaggaacgccagtacgaggatactgtgttagctcattacagggatacaacccctcagaaggagaagacaccatttgagattacaagaGAAGGAGTCCTtagatatcgaggacgattatttatccctaatgttgcagggctgcgccgatag